GCGGAAGAATGGGAAATGTCTCTCTCGTGCCAGAGTGTTACATTATCCAAGGCTGCCATGGCATTGGCTTTCACCACCCGGGACAGGCCAGATACATTTTCTGCTGTGATGGGATTCCGCTTGTGGGGCATGGCTGAGGAACCCTTTTGGCCTTTATTGAAGTACTCCTCCGCTTCTAAAATATCTGTACGCTGCAAATTGCGAATCTCTGTGGCAAACTTGTCTAGGGAGGCGGCGATGACTGCCATTGTGCAGAGATAATCTGCATGGCGGTCCCGTTGTAGAATTTGGGTGGAAACCCGAGCTGGCTTCAGCCCCAGCCTATTACAAACATGGGCCTCAATCTTGGGATCAATATTGGCATAGGTTCCCACTGCACCGGAAATTGCTCCTACACTTACTGTCTTAATGGCGTCCTGTAGACGCTCCATGTTACGTTCGGTTTCAGCTACCCAAAGTAGCATCTTCAGACCAAAGGTCATGGGCTCCGCATGAATACCGTGAGTTCTGCCAATCATGATGGTATGTCTGTGTTCCTTGGCCTTTTCCAGCAGTACTTGGCGCAGGCGTTCTAGTTTTTTAAGGATTAGTTCCCCGGCTTCTTTCATGCGCACACACTGGGCCGTATCCACTACATCAGAGGATGTAAGACCCATGTGTATATATTTAGAATCTTCCCCTACGTTCTCAGCCACGCAGGTTAAGAAGGCAATCACATCGTGTCTGGTAACTTCTTCAATTTCCAGAATACGTTCCACAGAAAAGCTAGCCCGTGCCTTAATGTTCTCCAGAGCCTCCGCAGGAATTTGTCCCAATTCAACCATAGCTTCGCAGGCAGCTATTTCTACGTCCAGCCATTTTTGGAATTTGTTTGTGTCAGACCAGATGTGCTTCATTTCGGGCAAGGTATAACGTTCAATCATCGATAAGGTTCCTCCGTTTCGTCTATAAACCTATTTGTTATTCAGGTAACCCTCTACACCCAGCTCTTTTAGCTTGCTGTCCTTGGCTTCCACTTCCCTGGCTAGATCTTCTTTAAAGTCATGCAATTTTTTCCCCAGTGATGCATCGGCTAAGGCAATCATTTGGGCTGCTAAGATGGCTGCGTTTTTCGCCCCGTTAATGGCCACAGATGCCACTGGGATACCCGGAGGCATTTGGGCGATGGAGTAAAGGGCATCCACACCCTCCAAAGCACCGGATTTTACCGGCACCCCGATGACAGGTAAAATACTATGAGCTGCTATGACCCCTGGCAGGTGGGCTGCCAATCCAGCAGCGGCTATAATTACTTTAATTCCTCTGGCCTCCGCAGACCGGGCATACTCAGCAGTTTTTTCCGGTGCCCGGTGAGCTGAGGAAATGGTTACCTCATAAGAAATTTCAAGTGTATCCAATATTTTAACTGCATCTTTCATCAGCGGCAGATCCGAGTCACTGCCCAAGACAATACCGACCAAAGCAGTCATCAACAGCCCCTCCTTTTAGGGTTTACTCGCCACCCAGGAAGAGGTAGCGGGCAACAATAATAACAAACAGCAGATACATCATCCAATGAACTTCTTTGGCGCGACCGGATGCTACTTTTAAAGTGGTGTAGAAAACGATACCGGCAGCAATACCATTGGCAATGTTATAGGTAAAAGGCATTAAAGCAAATGTTAGGAAAGCCGGGAATCCTTCGGTAAAGTCATCGAAGTCAATTTCGCGGATGGCTGAGACCATCAGTAAGCCCACAATAATTAAGGCTGGGGCGGTGGCTGCATT
This genomic interval from Desulforamulus reducens MI-1 contains the following:
- the purB gene encoding adenylosuccinate lyase, coding for MIERYTLPEMKHIWSDTNKFQKWLDVEIAACEAMVELGQIPAEALENIKARASFSVERILEIEEVTRHDVIAFLTCVAENVGEDSKYIHMGLTSSDVVDTAQCVRMKEAGELILKKLERLRQVLLEKAKEHRHTIMIGRTHGIHAEPMTFGLKMLLWVAETERNMERLQDAIKTVSVGAISGAVGTYANIDPKIEAHVCNRLGLKPARVSTQILQRDRHADYLCTMAVIAASLDKFATEIRNLQRTDILEAEEYFNKGQKGSSAMPHKRNPITAENVSGLSRVVKANAMAALDNVTLWHERDISHSSAERVIIPDSTTALDFMLYRFTGIMEKLLVYPENMKRNLEKTLGLVFSQRVLLALVDKGLTREQAYEMVQRNAMEAWRTGTKFIDLLKADADIMSHITSEELTGLFDYSYHLSHIDDIYARFGL
- the purE gene encoding 5-(carboxyamino)imidazole ribonucleotide mutase → MTALVGIVLGSDSDLPLMKDAVKILDTLEISYEVTISSAHRAPEKTAEYARSAEARGIKVIIAAAGLAAHLPGVIAAHSILPVIGVPVKSGALEGVDALYSIAQMPPGIPVASVAINGAKNAAILAAQMIALADASLGKKLHDFKEDLAREVEAKDSKLKELGVEGYLNNK